Within Citrus sinensis cultivar Valencia sweet orange chromosome 1, DVS_A1.0, whole genome shotgun sequence, the genomic segment gtCCCACTGAATATTAAATCTGCATCAAAATACCCATATTCCCATTATATCATGTCGTTAAATACAATCACAAGAAGCAAAATTTTCCTCTCCCGAGCACTGATTGTCTTTTTGCACGCTATCAATAATAAACTCGAGACAAGACTAAATGTCGTGATGAGTAAATCAAAGAGAAACACTCATCGAATAGTTCTTATACAAAACTGCTCCAAGTCTCTTTTCTAAGACAAAGAACAAAGAAGGGCAGCGATTACTCGCTCTTCATGCAAATAAAAGGTAACTAATTATTGCATTTTCTCACCATGTTTGCATCCTGCTAAAATTAAGTGATTAGCTTTCATTGGCTTACtcaaataatacaatttattatccttttttttcataatacttCCAATTATACGTAAAAActaatgtattttaattagCCAGTCGATTTATTTCCCAAAACATGCAACCTTgtcaagaagaaaaagtgtGGAAAATGGTTGACATTGCAGTAACACATAAAGCAACAACCTAGTATTGTATTTTTAGAAACAACACGAGTATTAAAAcaagcataatttttttatattaaaaaaaaagggaattCCAGAACAGACTTCAGAGTACAAGGAGCATTAATAGTTCAACTTTTCTAAAATATGGGTTGACTGATGCATAacattaaaagacaaaagtatGGTAAACATTAGTGAATAAATATAGTATTTTCATCCTTTTAgttgatttcaaaattatgTTGATTATATACACCATAATTCATAAAACCATATAGCAAACACTCAACACTTaccttttattcttttagtttttcttttcttctatttcCATTTATAAGCTTTATGTATCATAGCAACACGaatagaggaaaaaaataatgaggaGCTAGATTATCAAGAACCTGACATGTATCATTGAAGTTCTATGTTGACAGCTTAAAGGACTCAATCTGAATAAACATTATTTCAAGCATAATTATGTTTAACTCCATCTCAAAGAAGCAATTCCAGCTTCTCATCTCATTTTCCCAAGATTACCCAGGTGCTGCTTCCAAGTGCCAGTTGCCATCATTGAAATACAATAAATGGAGTCCTTTCTAATGTATTTTGCCTTCTACTGAAACGCACCAGCATATTCACATCATAAAAGACAAAATCCTTGCACCCTAGTAGTAGGAAAGCATAAAACTGAAATAGCAACTGTTCTTGAATTCTAAAAGATCTTGATGCACTTTCCCCTCCAGCATGCCCAGTGCTGTCTAGTGACATTCACGAGTGTTACTCCACTGTTATCATCAATTTCCACTTCTGAAGCTAGATGCCATTTTCATAAGGCAGAAtctattaaacaaaattagagTAAAAGGAGCAATTACTGCTTAAAAGTATGCAAACTATGAACAGAAAAAGGTTATGATGGCGGGGACGAAAGGGTTGGAAAAAAGGCAGGGATGGTGGGGAGGCAAGGGTTGAACAAATAACATACTGAGTGGACatctaattttgataattcatACACCAATACTTAAGAAGGGAACCTAATATTAAAGATCTAGATACTTACGGAGCCATCCAACGATACGTCCCTGTCTCTGGGGTCATCCCCTCCGTCTGCACTTCAATTCTTGCTACACCAAAATCAGCAATTTTGATAGATTTATCTGCAGAGATTAGAAGGTTATCTGACTTTAGATCCCTGTGGATAAACCCAAGACCATGCACATATGCCATCCCCCTTGCCACATCCAGTGCCTGCTTAACCGCCAATTTTAGCGGCACAGCCCTATTCTGCCTCCTTGTCAGAAACTGCCTAACTGACCCTCCTTTTGCATACTCCGTCACAATGCACCAAACCATCCTTTTCCGACATGCTCCTATGAACCGCACAATGTTTAGATGCTTCAATGTAGCAAGCATCATGACTTCCTGCTGAAATTGCTGTTCCATTACTTGTGCCTTCTCTGGGTTATTTTCAGGCCTCTCCAATATCTTTATCGCAACATCCTCCCCATTATATGTTCCTCTATACAACTTCCCAAAAGCCCCTTGGGCAAAGGCAGTACCCATGTTAAGTTTTCTCAAATCAATTGTCCACTCATCATAATTCTCCAGCCCTTCAGTTGGATACCTATGATCCATCAGTGCTTGTGCTAAAGCATCATCATTAAGTGCATGGGTTACCTTACCCGGACGAAACACACTTTGCCCTACAGAGACCGAGTAATTATGCCTGACAGGCTTTAGACCAGGGTGGCTTAAAATATGAGTCAGAGAATCATTGGAACCAACACTGCTGTTATCCACCGACATCGAGACAGACCCACCAGCGTTGCTAGTCTGCAAACTGTCAATGGACATGTTTGTACCCTCACCAAGTTTCTGGTAAAAGCCTTGAgtgaaatcataataattgTTATCATTGTTGTTATTTCCTCCTATAAGTCCAGTAAATTTTGGCCCCTCCACCATTTTTCCAATCATGAAtgaaaattccaaaaa encodes:
- the LOC102624794 gene encoding serine/threonine-protein kinase STY13 isoform X2 translates to MIGKMVEGPKFTGLIGGNNNNDNNYYDFTQGFYQKLGEGTNMSIDSLQTSNAGGSVSMSVDNSSVGSNDSLTHILSHPGLKPVRHNYSVSVGQSVFRPGKVTHALNDDALAQALMDHRYPTEGLENYDEWTIDLRKLNMGTAFAQGAFGKLYRGTYNGEDVAIKILERPENNPEKAQVMEQQFQQEVMMLATLKHLNIVRFIGACRKRMVWCIVTEYAKGGSVRQFLTRRQNRAVPLKLAVKQALDVARGMAYVHGLGFIHRDLKSDNLLISADKSIKIADFGVARIEVQTEGMTPETGTYRWMAPFCLMKMASSFRSGN
- the LOC102624794 gene encoding serine/threonine-protein kinase STY13 isoform X3, giving the protein MIGKMVEGPKFTGLIGGNNNNDNNYYDFTQGFYQKLGEGTNMSIDSLQTSNAGGSVSMSVDNSSVGSNDSLTHILSHPGLKPVRHNYSVSVGQSVFRPGKVTHALNDDALAQALMDHRYPTEGLENYDEWTIDLRKLNMGTAFAQGAFGKLYRGTYNGEDVAIKILERPENNPEKAQVMEQQFQQEVMMLATLKHLNIVRFIGACRKRMVWCIVTEYAKGGSVRQFLTRRQNRAVPLKLAVKQALDVARGMAYVHGLGFIHRDLKSDNLLISADKSIKIADFGVARIEVQTEGMTPETGTYRWMAPFRSGN
- the LOC102624794 gene encoding serine/threonine-protein kinase STY13 isoform X1; this encodes MIGKMVEGPKFTGLIGGNNNNDNNYYDFTQGFYQKLGEGTNMSIDSLQTSNAGGSVSMSVDNSSVGSNDSLTHILSHPGLKPVRHNYSVSVGQSVFRPGKVTHALNDDALAQALMDHRYPTEGLENYDEWTIDLRKLNMGTAFAQGAFGKLYRGTYNGEDVAIKILERPENNPEKAQVMEQQFQQEVMMLATLKHLNIVRFIGACRKRMVWCIVTEYAKGGSVRQFLTRRQNRAVPLKLAVKQALDVARGMAYVHGLGFIHRDLKSDNLLISADKSIKIADFGVARIEVQTEGMTPETGTYRWMAPEMIQHRPYTQKVDVYSFGIVLWELITGLLPFQNMTAVQAAFAVVNKGVRPVIPNDCLPVLSEIMTRCWDTNPEVRPPFTEIVRMLENAETEIMTTVRKARFRCCMTQPMTVD